One Fusobacterium varium genomic window, AGTCCTATACCTGCTTCCACTGCTAAAAGTCTTTGTAACAACTGAGAACTAGACATCTCCAAACTAAAAAGTAAAACTGCTTTGTTACTTTTTACAGCAGCATTAAGAGCTAAGTTCAGTGCAAAGGCTGTCTTTCCCATTGCTGGTCTTGCTGCTAATATTATCAAATCTGAAGGTTGAAATCCACTTGTCATCTGATCAAAATCTGCAAAACCTGAAGATATACCAATAGTTGTTCCCTTATTAGCATACACTTTTTCAAGTCTTAAAAACTCTTCAGCCATTGCATCTCTTATCTTTACAATATCTTTTGAATCATTATTCTCAGAGATCTTAAAGATCATTCCCTCTGCTCTATCTAAAATAGTTTCAACTTCATCATACCCTTCATATGCCATCTCAACTATCTTAGTTCCAACATCTCCCAATCTTCTTAAAGTAGCTTTCTCTTTTATTATTTTAGCATAGGCTACTATATTTGCAGCAGTAGGAACTTCTTCAATAATGTCATAAAACACCTGATCTCCACCAATCTCTTCAAATTTTTCCTCTTTTTTTAATTGGTTCATTACTACTATAGGGTCGATTTTTTCCCCTGAATTATATATCTCTCTCATAGCTTCATATATTAATCTATGAGCATTTTTGTAGAAATCATTAGGAGAAAGTATCTCTATTATATCTGCAAAGGCATCTTCTTTTAAAAAGATTCCTCCTAGAACGGCTCTCTCAGCTTCGATACTACTGGGAATTTTCCTCAAATTTTCAATTTCCTGCATTTTTTTCTCCTTATTTTTAAACTACTATAGAGATTTTGCAACAATTTTTACTTCTGCTTTTACTTCAGTATGAAGTTTAACAACTGCTACATGTTCTCCTAAACTTTTAATATTACACTCAATTTTTTTTCTGTCTATCTCTACTCCAAATGTTTGTTTTATAGCTGCAGATACCTCTTTATTTGTAATTGCTCCAAATAGTTTTCCATTATCTCCAGTTTTTACACCAATTTCTACTTTTTTAGCTTCTAAAACTTTTTTTAGTTCAAGAGATTTAACTTTTTCCTCTTGTAATTTTTTCTCTTCTCTTTTCTTTTGATTTTCTATTTTCTTTAATTCTTCAGGAGTTGCTATAATTCCCTTTTTATTTTTTATAATAAAGTTGTGAGCATATCCATCAGATACAGTTATAAGATCTCCTTTTCTCCCTTGTCCTGCTACATCTTGTGTTAATATAACTTGTATTTTTGCCATTTAATTTCCTCCAGTTCATATTTTTTTGTTTTTGATTAACAGCTCAGGCATAAAACTAATAGATACACCTATAATTAAAGCTGCTATATTACTATATAATAATATATAAATTGCTAAAATAGCACTTACATACTTCATTTTACTATACTTATTTAATAAATTGAATACTACTGCTGCTCCATATAGAGAAAAAATTCCTAATCCTAT contains:
- the dnaB gene encoding replicative DNA helicase, producing MQEIENLRKIPSSIEAERAVLGGIFLKEDAFADIIEILSPNDFYKNAHRLIYEAMREIYNSGEKIDPIVVMNQLKKEEKFEEIGGDQVFYDIIEEVPTAANIVAYAKIIKEKATLRRLGDVGTKIVEMAYEGYDEVETILDRAEGMIFKISENNDSKDIVKIRDAMAEEFLRLEKVYANKGTTIGISSGFADFDQMTSGFQPSDLIILAARPAMGKTAFALNLALNAAVKSNKAVLLFSLEMSSSQLLQRLLAVEAGIGLQKIKTGFLAPEDWGRLGIASGRLAQTEINIADTPNVGVLEIRAYARRLKAAGKLDMILIDYLQLIKGSSGKNENRQQEISDISRSLKGIARELDVPIIALSQLSRATEQRADRRPMLSDLRESGAIEQDADMVMFLYRDDYYNEETEEKGITEVIIGKHRNGPTGTVKLRFFHELTKFENYTNKID
- the rplI gene encoding 50S ribosomal protein L9: MAKIQVILTQDVAGQGRKGDLITVSDGYAHNFIIKNKKGIIATPEELKKIENQKKREEKKLQEEKVKSLELKKVLEAKKVEIGVKTGDNGKLFGAITNKEVSAAIKQTFGVEIDRKKIECNIKSLGEHVAVVKLHTEVKAEVKIVAKSL